In Gemella massiliensis, a single window of DNA contains:
- a CDS encoding LCP family protein — protein sequence MTENMSRRDRTRRRYENKKKNKFGLKRIILSVIGLLLFGTIAFAGYTLFNFHSSANKGYKKADYLSSVDPNFKKFSVLFLGIDENDSRAAQGQTREDSRTDSMILATVNKDKKRMDMVSIPRDSLTLMRDKKDNNTENAFFFDKITHAHAYNGVQGTVNAVENLLNTPINFYVLINFKAFEQTVDAFGGIDLYVPFDMDEQNANGEANTIKLKKGWHTLSGAQALAFVRSRYYDSDIERGQRQLQAIHALIDKAKSLNALTKINEVINIAGNNVEHNLETTQISSAIKMFINDDIEIVSHRISGYDVMYNGVYYYYPKPSSLLYASSALRNNLDLSLPNATDLLNIYYQGRIAIGRKEYRTKNLLPASRYQPISLTSLAPEDLLVNLPDRLSEADLKNDPTISNENRPTIDKNN from the coding sequence ATGACTGAAAATATGTCAAGACGAGATAGAACTAGACGTCGCTATGAAAATAAGAAAAAAAATAAATTCGGTTTAAAAAGAATAATACTTTCTGTTATAGGTTTATTATTATTTGGAACGATTGCTTTTGCAGGATATACACTGTTTAACTTCCATTCTTCCGCTAATAAGGGGTATAAAAAAGCCGATTACCTTTCTTCTGTGGATCCAAATTTTAAAAAATTCTCGGTATTATTTTTAGGAATTGATGAAAATGACTCTCGTGCAGCTCAAGGGCAAACAAGAGAGGATAGTAGAACCGATTCTATGATTTTAGCTACTGTAAATAAAGATAAAAAACGTATGGATATGGTTAGTATCCCTAGGGATTCTCTTACTTTAATGCGAGATAAGAAAGATAATAATACGGAAAATGCTTTTTTCTTTGATAAAATAACTCATGCTCATGCGTACAACGGCGTTCAAGGTACAGTTAATGCAGTAGAAAATTTACTTAATACACCTATTAACTTTTATGTATTAATAAACTTTAAAGCATTCGAGCAAACCGTTGATGCTTTTGGCGGAATTGATTTATACGTTCCGTTTGATATGGATGAACAAAACGCTAATGGAGAGGCAAATACTATAAAACTTAAAAAAGGTTGGCATACGCTAAGTGGCGCGCAAGCACTCGCTTTTGTACGCAGTCGTTACTATGATAGTGATATCGAACGTGGTCAACGACAACTACAAGCTATCCACGCATTAATTGATAAAGCTAAAAGTTTAAATGCTTTAACAAAAATTAACGAAGTAATTAATATTGCCGGTAATAATGTTGAACACAACTTGGAAACTACACAAATATCTTCAGCAATTAAAATGTTCATTAACGATGATATTGAAATAGTATCACACAGAATATCCGGCTATGATGTAATGTATAATGGTGTTTATTACTATTATCCAAAACCAAGTTCTCTATTATACGCTTCTTCGGCATTAAGAAATAACTTGGATTTATCATTACCTAATGCTACAGATTTGCTTAATATCTACTACCAAGGTAGAATTGCTATCGGACGCAAGGAATATAGAACAAAAAATCTACTTCCCGCTTCAAGATACCAACCTATAAGTCTTACTTCTTTAGCACCTGAAGATTTATTGGTTAATCTTCCTGATAGACTATCGGAAGCGGATTTGAAAAATGATCCTACTATCAGTAACGAAAATCGTCCGACTATCGATAAAAATAATTAA
- a CDS encoding YigZ family protein, with the protein MSKQFITIKENSYDEFIEKKSTFITHLVRINNEEDAKTFIQKMRKKHYNATHVCSCYVIGDNNEITRANDDGEPSGTAGTPMLDILVKNNIKNVCAVVIRYYGGTKLGTGGLVRAYSGGVINALKNSTLVERKNAFEIKIELDYNLNGKIEYEIQKTNFIVNHLDYTDKIIYTIYVIQEDIENFNNWIADITNGKYKILSSNEKQLEFEI; encoded by the coding sequence ATGTCAAAACAATTTATTACAATTAAGGAAAATTCTTATGATGAATTTATCGAAAAAAAATCTACTTTTATAACACATTTAGTACGAATTAATAACGAAGAAGATGCTAAAACATTTATTCAAAAAATGAGAAAAAAACACTATAATGCAACTCATGTTTGCTCTTGTTATGTTATTGGTGATAATAACGAAATAACACGTGCAAATGATGATGGTGAACCCAGCGGTACTGCCGGAACTCCAATGCTTGATATTTTAGTGAAAAATAATATTAAAAATGTCTGTGCTGTTGTTATTAGATATTACGGTGGTACAAAATTAGGAACCGGCGGTCTTGTACGTGCCTATAGTGGTGGTGTTATCAACGCTTTAAAAAATTCAACTCTCGTCGAAAGAAAAAATGCTTTTGAAATAAAAATAGAGTTGGATTATAATCTTAATGGAAAAATAGAATATGAAATTCAAAAAACTAATTTTATCGTAAATCATTTAGATTACACTGATAAAATCATTTATACAATATATGTTATACAGGAAGATATTGAAAATTTTAATAATTGGATTGCTGATATTACCAATGGCAAGTATAAAATACTGTCTTCAAATGAAAAACAACTGGAATTTGAAATATAA
- a CDS encoding ABC transporter permease, which yields MDTILSLLDSMLQYTAPILIAAIGGFYSEKSGVVNIALDGFVIFGSFIASFIAVSAFDGSPTMTQLILCLLIATLCGGLMSLIHAFISINLKADQVISGTAINLITPAIALFLVNHFNGTYELLLANGFPRYTIVGKFTVYPTVMVAILLVIITYYIIYKRPFGLRLRSVGENPQASDSLGLNVFKYRYIGVFISGCLAGLAGAIIATTFSQGFNAAITVYGFGYLALAALIFGKYNPITITLASLFFGGTKVFAEKVSILAPDLPIPVSFWNMFPFVATIIALIVFSKKTSTPEALGVPYDKGMR from the coding sequence ATGGATACAATATTATCACTATTAGACTCAATGTTACAATATACAGCACCTATTCTAATAGCAGCTATCGGTGGTTTCTATTCGGAAAAAAGTGGTGTTGTTAACATTGCCCTTGATGGTTTCGTAATTTTCGGTTCATTTATAGCTTCATTTATAGCGGTATCAGCATTTGACGGTTCGCCAACAATGACACAATTAATACTTTGCTTATTGATAGCAACACTTTGCGGTGGTTTAATGTCGCTTATTCACGCATTTATCAGTATTAATTTAAAAGCGGATCAGGTAATCTCCGGTACGGCGATAAACTTAATTACGCCGGCTATAGCATTATTTTTGGTCAACCATTTTAACGGAACATATGAATTACTTTTAGCTAACGGTTTTCCAAGATATACAATTGTCGGGAAATTTACGGTATATCCAACGGTTATGGTAGCAATATTGTTGGTAATTATTACCTATTATATTATTTATAAACGTCCGTTCGGATTAAGACTTCGTTCTGTTGGGGAAAATCCGCAAGCCAGTGATTCATTGGGACTTAATGTTTTTAAATATCGTTATATCGGGGTATTTATATCAGGGTGTTTAGCAGGATTAGCCGGAGCGATTATTGCAACAACATTTAGCCAAGGCTTTAATGCAGCAATTACGGTATATGGATTTGGTTACTTGGCATTAGCAGCTTTAATTTTTGGTAAGTACAATCCAATAACAATAACTTTAGCATCATTATTCTTTGGTGGAACTAAGGTATTTGCGGAAAAAGTTTCAATTTTAGCACCGGATTTACCGATTCCGGTATCGTTTTGGAATATGTTTCCGTTCGTTGCAACGATTATTGCCTTAATTGTCTTTTCTAAGAAAACTTCTACTCCTGAGGCACTTGGAGTACCTTATGATAAGGGTATGAGATAA